Proteins co-encoded in one Candidatus Thiodictyon syntrophicum genomic window:
- a CDS encoding 3'-5' exonuclease — MLADEGRLTLLAVGDDDQNIYAFRGVSVDFIRRFKDDYQAQIHYLIENYRSSGHIIAAANALIAHNRERMKTGQPGRIDRRRRREPPGGRWEALDPQGRGRVEVLELPDPGRQAAALVDLMQRRRALGGGDWSTFAVLAYRHETLQPIRALCEAAGLPVAWRGDLPPLHRVREIAAFLDGLAALGHTPCTAADLDARLLPGESAWRQVLLDLIDDWRGEAGEGAVAASRILEFCYETLGEQRRDRGLGDGVLLATLHGAKGLEFPHVLIADGRGGGAPGRDDPEEVRRLYYVGMTRARETLTLGRLPGGANPAPRLFEGDWLLHTRVEIDAPPAAIVTRRYELLSPAAIDLGYAGRQSPGDPIHSRLAALATGAALQLRAQGDSVLLCDARGGCVGRLSRRAAADWLPRLPAVESARVVALLRRRRDDGDAEYRDTCRVETWEYPLVELVWRAPAAERS, encoded by the coding sequence GTGCTCGCGGACGAGGGGCGCCTGACCCTGCTCGCCGTGGGCGACGATGACCAGAACATCTACGCCTTCCGTGGGGTGAGCGTGGACTTCATCCGCCGCTTCAAGGATGACTATCAGGCGCAGATTCACTACCTGATCGAGAATTACCGTTCTAGCGGTCACATCATCGCCGCCGCCAACGCACTGATCGCCCACAACCGGGAGCGCATGAAGACGGGCCAGCCGGGCCGCATCGATCGGCGCCGCCGCCGCGAGCCGCCCGGCGGGCGCTGGGAGGCGCTGGACCCACAGGGCCGCGGCCGGGTGGAGGTCCTCGAGTTGCCCGACCCAGGCCGTCAGGCCGCTGCCCTGGTAGACCTGATGCAGCGTCGGCGCGCCCTGGGCGGCGGGGACTGGTCCACGTTCGCCGTGCTCGCCTACCGTCACGAAACCCTGCAGCCGATCCGTGCCCTGTGCGAGGCCGCGGGCCTCCCGGTCGCCTGGCGCGGCGACCTGCCGCCCCTGCACCGGGTGCGGGAGATTGCCGCCTTCCTGGACGGGCTCGCCGCCCTGGGTCACACGCCCTGCACGGCCGCCGACCTCGATGCCCGGCTGCTTCCGGGGGAATCCGCCTGGCGGCAGGTGCTCCTGGACCTGATCGACGACTGGCGGGGGGAGGCGGGCGAGGGCGCCGTCGCCGCCTCCCGCATCCTGGAGTTCTGCTACGAGACCCTGGGCGAGCAACGGCGCGACCGGGGCCTGGGCGACGGCGTGCTGCTTGCCACCCTGCACGGGGCCAAGGGCCTGGAGTTCCCCCACGTCCTGATCGCCGACGGCCGCGGCGGCGGCGCCCCCGGCCGGGACGATCCGGAAGAGGTCCGGCGGCTCTACTATGTCGGCATGACCCGCGCCCGGGAGACCCTCACGCTCGGGCGGCTGCCGGGGGGCGCCAACCCGGCGCCGCGCCTGTTCGAGGGCGACTGGCTGCTGCACACCAGGGTCGAGATCGACGCGCCGCCCGCCGCCATCGTCACGCGGCGCTACGAACTCCTGAGCCCCGCGGCCATCGACCTGGGCTATGCCGGGCGTCAGTCGCCCGGGGACCCGATCCATAGCCGCCTCGCCGCACTTGCCACCGGCGCCGCGCTGCAACTGCGGGCCCAAGGCGATTCGGTCCTGCTCTGCGATGCGCGGGGCGGCTGCGTGGGCCGGCTCTCCCGGCGCGCCGCCGCCGACTGGCTGCCGCGCCTGCCCGCCGTCGAGTCCGCGCGGGTGGTCGCCCTGCTGCGGCGGCGCCGCGACGACGGGGATGCCGAGTACCGCGATACCTGTCGCGTGGAGACCTGGGAATATCCGCTGGTGGAACTGGTGTGGCGGGCCCCGGCGGCGGAACGGTCCTGA